Within Oceanicoccus sp. KOV_DT_Chl, the genomic segment GGCATACCCAGTGCATCGACAACACGACCTTGTAATTCAGGACCCACCGGTACTTCAAGTACCCGACCAGTACACTTACAGATCTGGCCTTCCGCAATACCGCGGTAATCACCCAATACAACCGCACCAACAGAATCGCGCTCCAGGTTCAACGCCATACCGTAGACGCCGCCTTCAAACTCAATCATCTCACCATACATAACATTGGTAAGACCGTGGATGCGAATAATACCGTCAGTTACAGAAACGACCGTACCTTCGTTTTGGGCTTCGCTAGACACATCAAGCTGGTCGATGCGGCTTTTGATAATTTCGCTAATCTCAGATGGATTCAGCTGTTGCATTTTCTTTTCCTCGTCTTAGCTTACGCTAGGAATTCATTGCTTCGGCAAGTTTGTTTAAACGACCACGAATACTGCCGTCGATAACCACATCAGCAGCGCGTACAACTACACCACCAATCAGGTCAGAATTTATAACAGTGTGTAAATTTACATCGCGCTCTAACTTACCGCTTAAGGCTTTCGCCAACTTGTCTTGAATAGCTGCGTCCAGCTCGAAGGCTGTCGCGATTTCTACTTCAACAGTTTTTTCACGGTTGGCTTTGAACTCTTCATATAAAGCAGAGATGACTGGTAATAGCGCTAAACGCTTATTATCCGCCAATACTTTAATAAAGTTTTGTGCTTTAGCAGCCAGCTCATCGCCACAAACGGCAATGAATTTTTCGGCCTGTTGCTCTGAGGTCAATGATGGTGAAGTTAATACTTTCACCATATTGTCAGATTGTGCAACAGCAGCGGCTGTCGCTAATTGAGTAGACCATTCAGCTAATTGCTTAACTGATGATGCATGCTCAAACGCTGCTCGCGCATAAGGTCTTGCCAGGGTGCTTAATTCAGCCATGCCAAACTCTCCCTATAGACCCGCTGCCAATTTTTCTACCAGCTCTTTGTGAGCACTTGCATCGATAGTCGCTTCCAGTACCTGTTCCGCACCGGCAAGGGCCAATACCGCAACCTGGCCACGTAAAGCTTCTTTCGCACGATTAACGTCTTGTTCGATCTCAGCCTGTGCTGCTGCTTTGATACGATCGCCTTCTTCGCGAGCGGCCTCTTTCGCTTCTTCCACGATTTGATTAGCACGCTTATTGGCTGCATCAATGATGCTAGCTGCTTGCTCTTTCGATTCGCGTAGATTTTGAGTCGCTTTCTCTTGTGCTAGTTCTAAATCTTTTCCAGCACGATCAGCAGCTTCAAGGCCATCAGCGATCTGCTTTTCACGCTCATCCATTGCAGTGCGAATAGCACCCCATACGAAAGCTTTACAGAACCACACAAAGAACAGGAATGTGATGGACTGGCCAATTAAAGTCAGATTAATGTTCACGCCGACACCTCAGCTTGTTAGTGAATAAGTAAGTGTTATCAGTTAACGCTTAACTTAAGCAGCTAAAGTAGGAACAACAACGAACAATACGTACATGCCGATACCAACACCGATCATTGGAACCGCATCTAACAGACCAGCGATCAGGAACATTTTACCCTGAAGCATAGGAGCCATTTCTGGTTGACGTGCTGAACCTTCCAGCAGTTTTCCGCCCAACAGACCAAAACCAATAGCAGTACCAGCGGCACCCAAACCAATCAAAAGAGAAACGGCGATTAATGCAAGACCCATTTTCTATCTCCACTTATTTAAAAGTTAAAAGTTGAACCGAAGTTCAGTGAGTTAATAAAAAGTAAAACTGTTAAACACTAATTATTAATTAGTGTTCTTCGTCAACATCGTGCGCCATCGCCATATAAACGATAGTTAACACCATGAAAACAAAAGCTTGTAACGCAATAACCAAAATATGGAATATTGCCCAACCCATTTGCAGCACACCAGCAAGCAAACCGAGGAATAAACCGGCGCCAAACATTGCAGCAATCAGGATAAAAATCATTTCGCCAGCATAAAGGTTACCGAACAATCGAAGACCCAAAGAAATCGGCTTGGCAATTAATGATACTGTTTCAAGAATAAAGTTGACTGGTATCAGGAAGATATCCACATACCATTTGCCGGCGTGAAATGGGTGCAGGGTTAATTCTTTAACAAAACCCATAAAGCCTTTTTCTTTCACGCTGTAATAAATCATCATACCAAAAACAGTAAAGGCCATACCGAGTGTGATATTGGGATCAGTAGAGGGGACTACCTTAAAGAAGAAGTGTGGATCACCCGTCACTAACATCATGATTTCCGGAATCCAATCCACTGGGATTAAATCCATCAGGTTCATGAAAAAGATCCAGACAAAAATAGTTAAAGCCAAGGGCGCGACATAGGCATTTTTATAATGAAACGTATCTTTCACTGTGCCATCAATAAACTCGATAGCCATTTCAATAAAATTTTGTAAACCTGTTGGAATGCCAGAGTGAATGCTTTTTGCTACCGAGCGGAAAATCAAAATAAAAATCATGCCCAATGCTATCGACCAAAACATTGAGTCAACATGCACTGCCATAAAACCCATGGCATCAACTTCGTTGTTGCTATGCGCTAACGTCCAGGTACCCGCTTCCAATATTTCGGTAGTACCATCAGTGTGCACCCGCTCAACATTTTCAGTCAACTTACCATAAGTCATATTGGTAAGGTGGTGCTTGATATAGCCTTCAGTGGTAAGAGTGTCACCTGCCATCTGTTAGAAACCTGTAATAGCGATTAAAAGCAATTCCATCAAATTTTTTTGCGCTTACTTTTTGAACGGCTACTAGCGTTTAAAAAAGCGCAGTGCCAATATCCAATTCAGCACCATCATAAATATATAAGCCAGAAAAATAACAACCACATTAATCGGTCTCAACAGAGCAAACGTGCCCGCGAACAATAATGTGGTAAAAACAAACTTTCCTGCTTCGCCCCGATAAAATGACCGGGTTACTTCACTTGCCGCTTTAGCCCCGGAAAAACGAAAGGCCCAGCTGGCAAAATACGCATTAGGCGCTAAACAAATCAACCCACCCACCAATGTTGATAACGCCGCGGTGTGATCTACCAATAATATGCCCGCCGATAACATCAGCAGTACAAACAACTGCAGGGCAAATACTCGCAACAGAGGAGGTTTGTTTAGCTGGGCACCAGTTTGATGGCTGGATGCAGTTATTTTAGGTAACTGCATTGCGACACTCCCACTGATTTTACACCGGCTTAACGCCTATTTAAGCGGGGCGCATTATAGGGATAATAAGGACGGTATTCAACAGAATTGTCCTTATTATCGATTAATATTTGGCTGCTTATTATCTGTAGTTCGTTGCAGAAACCCCGAAATTAACCGCCTTTTTGTTATAAATGGTCTATTTAGTGTCCACGAACTTTTAAACTACTAGATAATGTGTTTCCAATGAGAATAAGGCGGCTGTTATGACCTGATGGTTACTTGATGTGACTAAGGATGCCGTCCAGCTCATTTAAATTGTTATATTTTAAAACCAACTTCCCACTACCTTTAGCGCTGTGCTGGATAGTAATCGGCACCCCGACCTTTTCTGAAAGCTGTTGCTGCAGGTTTTTAATATCAGGATCTATTTGTTTTTGGGCCTTCGCCTTGGGTGAATCCATTTCAGCCAATAACGTTCTGACCAGAGCCTCGGTTTGGCGCACAGAAAAACCCTTGCTAACCACAGTGGATGCCGCTTGAGATTGGTGCTCAGCAGGTAAACCTAGCAAGGCCTTGGCATGCCCCATCTCAAGGTCACCATGCTCCAACATGCGCTGTACATCGTCTCGTAAAGACATTAATCGCAATAAATTAGTCACTGAAGCACGGGATTTACCCACAGCGTCTGCAATTTGCTGATGGGTTAATTCAAATTCTTGCTGCAACCTGGATAGCGCTAACGCTTCTTCCATGGGATTTAAGTCTTCACGCTGGATATTTTCAATCAACGCCATGGCGATTGCAGCTTCGTCAGGCACGTGCCGGATAACCGCCGGAATCATGTCTATACCTGCTAGCTGGGTAGCCCGCCAGCGCCGCTCACCAGCAATAATCTCGTATTTATCGGCACTGATGGGCCGAACTACTATCGGCTGCATAACCCCCTGGGCTTTGATGCTTGCTGCTAATTCTTCCAGGGCTTCAGGGTGCATGTCACGACGTGGTTGATATTTACCCCGCTGAATAATATCGACCGGCAGTTTGCGCAACTCACCATCATTGTTGTCTGCACTCGCCGCTTCAGAAGTATCCTCGGTTGTAGTAGCCGACGCTTTGCCAGCACTTAAAAGTGCATCCAGACCTCGTCCTAAACCGCGTTTTTTTGCCGCCATGGTGATTCCAATCAAATAATTAAATGTTGCTAATTTCGGGTATCTTAACGCTAAGAGACGTTAAAAATATAGTCTGTGGGGAAAGCAGCGATAAATAGAAATAATCTGAGTGAGATAACCTAGTCCGCACGACGCAACATCTCCCCTGCCAATGCCAGGTATGACATAGCTCCTTTGGACTGTTTATCGTAGTGCAACACAGGCAAACCATGACTGGGTGCTTCGGCTAAACGAATATTACGGGGATAACCGTGCGATATACTTTATCGCCAAAATGCTCTGTCAGTTGTTTGGATACATCCATGGTTAAGCTGTTGCGTGGGTCATACATGGTGCGCAGCAAACCTTCTATCTCCAGCTTGGGGTTCAATACCTGCTGTATTTGATTAATGGTATCCAACAGTGCTGACAAACCTTCCAGTGCATAATATTCGCACTGCATTGGAATCATCACCCCGTGGGCTGCTGCCAGTGCATTCACTGTCAACATATTCAGTGAAGGGGGACAATCGATAATAATAAAATCGTATTCAGCCCGCTCTATCGCCAGCGCATCACGTAGACGGAATTCTTTACCTTCAATATTTAATAACTCAACTTCAGCCGCAGTAACATCTGCATTAGAAGGAACAATATCATAACCACAATTTGCAGCATTAACGCTGACTTCCGCAATGGGTACATCATGCACTAAAACATCATATAAGCTGTGTTCAACATTATTTTTATCAATGCCACTTCCCATAGTGGCATTGCCTTGGGGATCCAAATCTATCAATAATACTTTTTTCTTGGTAGCCGCTAATGATGCAGATAAATTGACACAGGTGGTGGTTTTACCCACACCACCTTTTTGATTGGTGACTGCAATGATTCTGCCCAACGATCTAACCCTTTAATGTTATGAAACGTTTGTGATTAGTGGTGATTATGATCTGTTTTGGCTAATCACAAGTAGATGTCGCTCTGCGGTTTCCCCTGGAACGGTTAACGCATGACAAGCCTCGACATTATAGGCTTTTGACAATTCACTCAACTGTTTTAATTCTTGTTCAGGATAAAGGCCCTTCATAGCATAAAACAAACCATCATCGGCTAGTAACTGCTGACTGCCTTGAACCATATCGGCCAATGTGGCAAATGCTCGAGAAATAACCCCATCAAATAACACTTCCGGATGAAACTGTTCTACCCGACAATTATGAATAGTAACATTGGTCAATGATAACTCAGCTTTAACCTGAACTAAAAAACGCGTTTTTTTGCCGTTACTATCCAGTAAATCAAATTCCCTTTGCGGAAAAATAATTGCCAATATAATTCCCGGTAAACCAGCACCGGCACCAACATCTATAAATCGCTGACCATCTAAAAACTTACCAATACTTAAGCTATCTAACAAATGACGTGGAATCATTGCTAATGGATCGCGAACAGCAGTTAAGTTATATGCCTTGTTCCACTTTATTAGTAGTTGATGATAATCTAACAGTTTATCTATGTTGCTATCTGGAATATCCAGTGCTAACTGTTTAATACCATCGACTAATTGCTCGTGATAAGTGTTATCCAAAATATTCTGCTTTAATGTTTCGCTTATTATTAAGCATTAGATACTTTCTTTTCCAATGCGCCGTGCTTTTTTAAAAAAATGAGTAATATCGATATTGCCGCTGGAGTTACCCCTGGTACACGAGCGGCTCTTGCGAGTGTGTCAGGTTTGGCCTCACCTAATTTTTGTTTTACCTCATTAGATAAACCCTCTACCACGCTGTAATTAAAGTCGGTAGGCAAGGTAGTATTTTCATAACGACGCAAGCGCGCTATATCATCTGATTGCCGATCGATATAGCCGGAATATTTAATTTGTATTTCAACCTGATCAGCAACTTGTGGATTATCAGTAGCACTACCTTTTACATTTGCCACGTCACTGTAATTCACACCGGGACGCTTTAATAAATCCAATAAACTGTATTCCCGGGAAATTGGTTTCTCAATCAATGCATCAACAATTTTTGCTTCTGCTGTATTTGGCTGAATCCATGTTGATGAAAGCCGCTGTAATTCTTTTTCTATTCCTTCACGCTTATTAACAAAGCTCTGCCAGCGATCATCATCAACCAAACCAAATTCACGTCCTTTTTCAGTCAGTCGTAAATCAGCGTTATCTTCGCGTAATAATAATCGATACTCTGCCCGGGACGTAAACATACGATAGGGTTCCATCGTTCCCATACTAATTAAATCATCGACCATTACGCCAATATAGGCTTCATCACGGCGGGGACACCAGGATTCTTTTCCTTGCACTTGCAATGCAGCATTGATACCAGCCAACAAGCCCTGTGCTGCTGCCTCTTCATACCCGGTAGTACCATTAATTTGGCCAGCAAAAAATAAACCTTTAATAAATTTTGTTTCCAGCGAGTGTTTTAAATCTCTGGGATCAAAATAATCATATTCAATCGCATAACCAGGGCGGGAAATATGCGCGTTTTCAAATCCCTTTATTGAACGTACTAATGCGAACTGGATATCAAAGGGTAGGCTTGTTGAAATACCGTTGGGGTATAGTTCGTGAGTACGCAAACCTTCGGGCTCAATAAAAACCTGGTGCGAGTTTTTATCGGCAAAGCGATGAATCTTATCCTCAACCGATGGACAGTAACGCGGCCCGGTCCCCTCAATCGTTTTACTCTGTGCATACATAGGTGAACGATCCAAACCACTGCGAATTATATCGTGGGTATGTTCGTTGGTGTGGGTAATCCAGCAACAAACCTGCTCAGGATGTTGTTCAACTGAACCCATAAACGACATCACTGGTTCCGGTTTATCGCCCCACTGTTTTTCCAGCTGACTAAAATCTACCGAGCGGGAATCAATCCGTGGTGGTGTACCCGTTTTTAATCGATCAACTCGAAATGGCAACTCTCGCAAACGATGAGCCAAAGCAATGGATGGCGGATCACCAGCACGTCCACCACTGTGATTATCCATACCGATATGAATTTTTCCGCCTAAAAAGGTCCCGGTTGATAACACCACTGTCGAAGCATAAAACTTCAAACCCATTTGGGTGACAGCACCGATAATTTGATCGTTCTCCACAATCAAATCGTCCACACCTTGCTGAAAAATACTTAGGTTGGGTTGGTTCTCTAAAATATCCCGAATGGCTGCTTTGTAGAGTGCACGATCTGCTTGTGCGCGAGTGGCTCTTACGGCGGGGCCTTTGCGAGCGTTAAGCGTTCGAAATTGGATACCGCCTAAGTCGGTAGCCTTAGCCATAGCACCGCCCAGGGCATCAATTTCTTTAACCAGGTGGCTTTTGCCAATCCCACCAATAGCTGGGTTGCAGGACATCTGTCCCAGAGTTTCAATATTGTGACTCAGCAATAATGTTTTGCAGCCCATACGGGCTGCAGCTAAACAAGCCTCGGTACCGGCATGGCCACCACCAATCACAATGACATCAAAACGCTCTGGATAATCCACAACAACCTCAAATACGGGTAAATACGAAAAGGGCGGCGATTATAAAGCAGTGATGGGCAGGTAGAAAGCGAATGGTGAAAATATAATCAGGAGAGGTAATAGATATTTAATCGAAATTTTCTCTTATTTTTATTTAAATAGATAATTAAGTTATTAAATAATATATATGTATATAGATTAGTTATTGTTATAACTATTGGCATCTTAATTTCTGTGGTTAACTTAAATAAATTCTTATTTATCAACAGTTTAGTTTACTTATAACTACATCGATAACAGCTGTTTTAACTGAGTGGAAGCTTGGGACACACCGTGGATAAATAGCTGCTTTATCCACAAGAAGTTTTGGACGCTGATTAAGGTAGTGTTTTATGCAGGGCCGGCTAAGAGGTTGTCAGGGGCTTATGTTCAGGGTTATCCACAGCTATTTATCGTTCAGGAGCTAGTAGTTATAGTTAATGATCTTTGTGAATAACATGCTGTAAAAGTAGTGGATAAGCTTGTTATAAGGTAGGGGGAATTCGGTATAGCTCGGCTGGAGGTAGAATTGAGTGTGGTTAAGCTTGGTTTTGGGCACTTATTTACCAATACAAAAACTGGAAAAAATTTCTCCTAATAAATCATCAGGGGTGAACTCGCCGGTGATTTCACTTAGTGCATTTTGACATTGACGCAAATCTTCTGCCAATAACTCTCCTGCACCATGAGATTCTAGCTGCTCCTGCCCTGCTGACAGGGCTGACTGAGCTTGTTCCAGTGATACCAAATGCCGACGTCTAGCGGTAAACCCACCTTCGCCTGCGCCGTTAAATCCCATACAATTTTTAAGGTGCTCAGTGAGTATCTCGATACCTTCTCCGGCTTTAGCTGAAAGCTGGATCAATGGGATTTCTGCATTGTGTATCGCAGCTGTCTTGCCAATTAAATCGCATTTATTGTGAATAATAGTAATATTTGAGAGTGTAGAAAGTTGGTTGCTTAGCTCTGAACCTAAATCCAGACTTAATTTAGCAGGGTCTGTTTCCTGACTTTGGCTGCTGTCTACGACAAATAAGATACGATCAGCTTTTTCAATTTCAGTCCAGGCTCGTTTAATTCCCTCCTGTTCAACTATATCCGGGCTCTCGCGTAGACCAGCCGTATCAATAATATGTAAGGGCATACCATCTATTTGTATCTGTTCACGAAGCACGTCGCGGGTAGTACCTTCAACTGCGGTTACTATTGCACTTTCACGCCCTGACAGGGCGTTGAGCAAACTGGATTTACCCGCATTGGGCTTACCGGCAATTACAACCGTCATGCCTTCTTGTAATAATGTACCCTGTTTGGCTTCAACAAAAACCTGCTGCAATTTTTGTATTATAACATTGAGGTCGTTAGCGACTTTGCCATCAGCTAAAAAATCAATTTCTTCTTCTGGAAAATCAATCGCAGCCTCTACATAAACACGCAGTTGAATAACGGCCTCGACTAGACTTGTAATCTTTTTACTGAATTCTCCCTGTAGTGATCTAAATGCATTTCTAGCGGCTTGTTCGGAAACGCTATTAATTAAATCTGATATCGCTTCAGCTTGTGCCAAGTCAATTTTATTATTTAAAAAAGCACGTTCAGAAAATTCACCCGGTCGAGCTAAGCGTGCACCGCACTGAATAACTTCTTTTAAAAGAATATCGAGTAAGACAGGACCACCATGGGCTTGTAGCTCTAAAATATCCTCACCGGTAAACGAGTGTGGGCCAGGAAAAAAGAGACTGATGCCGTTATCAATTGGTGATCTTTCAACAGCGTTAGATGGCGTTTCAATTGGAAGAAAAGAGCCGTATTGAGCGTAGCGAGGTTTTAAATCTTTACCAGTAATAGCTTTAGCAATGGTTTTAACATTGGGCCCTGATACCCGAATAATGCCTACACCGCCCCGTCCTGGCGCGGTAGCTATAGCTGCAATCGTATCGGTATCTAGAACCATTTAGTTTATGACGCCCAACGGCTAGGTTTAGGCAGTTCCCTCAATGCGTTTAGTAATAATATATTGCTGCACAATGGATAAGGTATTGTTTACTACCCAGTACAATACTAAACCTGCAGGGAAGAACAAGAAAAAGAACGTGAACATCACTGGCATCCACTGCATGACTTTTGCCTGCATTGGATCAGGTGGTGGTGGGTTGAGCTTCTGCTGGATAAACATTGAAACCCCCATAATTAACGGCAAGATAAAATAGGGATCCATTACCGATAAATCTTTAATGTAACCAATAAAAGGAGCATGACGTAATTCTACGCTTTCCATTAATACCCAGTAGAGAGAAATAAACACTGGCATTTGAACCAGAATAGGCAAACAACCACCGAGAGGATTGATTTTTTCCTTCTTGTAAAGTGCCATCATTTCTTGTGATTGCTTTTGTTTGTCATCGGCATAGCGTTCACGAATTGAAACAAGCTTTGGTTGCACTTTGCGCATATTAGCCATGGATGTATAAGCTTTGGCATTTAACTGAAAGAATGCCGCTTTGACCAAAACAGTTACCGCAATAATGGCGAAGCCCCAGTTACCTAAATAACCGTTCAATTTTGTCAGCAACCAAAATAGTGGTTGTGCAATCCACCATAAAATTCCGTAATCAACAGTAAGCTCCAATCCTGCTGAAATAGTTTCTAAACGGTATTGATCTTTTGGGCCGGTATACAGCTGCGATGTTATTTCACCGCGGCCACCAGGCTCCACGGTTAGTTGTGGGCTAGTAAACCGTACAATATTCGCCTCATCTTTAGCTTTAAGCATTGAATAACTATGTGTTTGTGAAGCATCAGGAATCCAGGCACTGGTGAAATAATGTTGAACAATAGCTACCCAACCACCTTCGATATTTTGTTTCGGAAATTCTTTGTCAGCAATGTCATCAAAACTTATTTTTTTATAGGGTTCTTCCGGTAAGTGAATAGCTGCACCTAAATAAGGTGCCATACCCATACCGGAAGAGTCCGCAGAAGGGTCTGCAGTATTATCACGCTTTAATTGCCCAAACATTCCGGCAGTCCATGGTTGGCTGCTATTATTTTCAATTAAATACTTCACACCAATAACATATTCACCGCGTTTGAATATAAAACGTTTGGTAATGGTGACATCCTGTTGTTGAAATATTAAATCTACGAATAATTCGTCATCACCGTCTTTTAAATTATATTCTTTGGCATTAGTTGTATATTGTGCCCTGCCTTTACTGGTATC encodes:
- a CDS encoding F0F1 ATP synthase subunit delta; translated protein: MAELSTLARPYARAAFEHASSVKQLAEWSTQLATAAAVAQSDNMVKVLTSPSLTSEQQAEKFIAVCGDELAAKAQNFIKVLADNKRLALLPVISALYEEFKANREKTVEVEIATAFELDAAIQDKLAKALSGKLERDVNLHTVINSDLIGGVVVRAADVVIDGSIRGRLNKLAEAMNS
- a CDS encoding F0F1 ATP synthase subunit B — encoded protein: MNINLTLIGQSITFLFFVWFCKAFVWGAIRTAMDEREKQIADGLEAADRAGKDLELAQEKATQNLRESKEQAASIIDAANKRANQIVEEAKEAAREEGDRIKAAAQAEIEQDVNRAKEALRGQVAVLALAGAEQVLEATIDASAHKELVEKLAAGL
- the atpE gene encoding F0F1 ATP synthase subunit C, with product MGLALIAVSLLIGLGAAGTAIGFGLLGGKLLEGSARQPEMAPMLQGKMFLIAGLLDAVPMIGVGIGMYVLFVVVPTLAA
- the atpB gene encoding F0F1 ATP synthase subunit A, whose product is MAGDTLTTEGYIKHHLTNMTYGKLTENVERVHTDGTTEILEAGTWTLAHSNNEVDAMGFMAVHVDSMFWSIALGMIFILIFRSVAKSIHSGIPTGLQNFIEMAIEFIDGTVKDTFHYKNAYVAPLALTIFVWIFFMNLMDLIPVDWIPEIMMLVTGDPHFFFKVVPSTDPNITLGMAFTVFGMMIYYSVKEKGFMGFVKELTLHPFHAGKWYVDIFLIPVNFILETVSLIAKPISLGLRLFGNLYAGEMIFILIAAMFGAGLFLGLLAGVLQMGWAIFHILVIALQAFVFMVLTIVYMAMAHDVDEEH
- a CDS encoding ATP synthase subunit I; the protein is MQLPKITASSHQTGAQLNKPPLLRVFALQLFVLLMLSAGILLVDHTAALSTLVGGLICLAPNAYFASWAFRFSGAKAASEVTRSFYRGEAGKFVFTTLLFAGTFALLRPINVVVIFLAYIFMMVLNWILALRFFKR
- a CDS encoding ParB/RepB/Spo0J family partition protein, giving the protein MAAKKRGLGRGLDALLSAGKASATTTEDTSEAASADNNDGELRKLPVDIIQRGKYQPRRDMHPEALEELAASIKAQGVMQPIVVRPISADKYEIIAGERRWRATQLAGIDMIPAVIRHVPDEAAIAMALIENIQREDLNPMEEALALSRLQQEFELTHQQIADAVGKSRASVTNLLRLMSLRDDVQRMLEHGDLEMGHAKALLGLPAEHQSQAASTVVSKGFSVRQTEALVRTLLAEMDSPKAKAQKQIDPDIKNLQQQLSEKVGVPITIQHSAKGSGKLVLKYNNLNELDGILSHIK
- the rsmG gene encoding 16S rRNA (guanine(527)-N(7))-methyltransferase RsmG codes for the protein MDNTYHEQLVDGIKQLALDIPDSNIDKLLDYHQLLIKWNKAYNLTAVRDPLAMIPRHLLDSLSIGKFLDGQRFIDVGAGAGLPGIILAIIFPQREFDLLDSNGKKTRFLVQVKAELSLTNVTIHNCRVEQFHPEVLFDGVISRAFATLADMVQGSQQLLADDGLFYAMKGLYPEQELKQLSELSKAYNVEACHALTVPGETAERHLLVISQNRS
- the mnmG gene encoding tRNA uridine-5-carboxymethylaminomethyl(34) synthesis enzyme MnmG, yielding MDYPERFDVIVIGGGHAGTEACLAAARMGCKTLLLSHNIETLGQMSCNPAIGGIGKSHLVKEIDALGGAMAKATDLGGIQFRTLNARKGPAVRATRAQADRALYKAAIRDILENQPNLSIFQQGVDDLIVENDQIIGAVTQMGLKFYASTVVLSTGTFLGGKIHIGMDNHSGGRAGDPPSIALAHRLRELPFRVDRLKTGTPPRIDSRSVDFSQLEKQWGDKPEPVMSFMGSVEQHPEQVCCWITHTNEHTHDIIRSGLDRSPMYAQSKTIEGTGPRYCPSVEDKIHRFADKNSHQVFIEPEGLRTHELYPNGISTSLPFDIQFALVRSIKGFENAHISRPGYAIEYDYFDPRDLKHSLETKFIKGLFFAGQINGTTGYEEAAAQGLLAGINAALQVQGKESWCPRRDEAYIGVMVDDLISMGTMEPYRMFTSRAEYRLLLREDNADLRLTEKGREFGLVDDDRWQSFVNKREGIEKELQRLSSTWIQPNTAEAKIVDALIEKPISREYSLLDLLKRPGVNYSDVANVKGSATDNPQVADQVEIQIKYSGYIDRQSDDIARLRRYENTTLPTDFNYSVVEGLSNEVKQKLGEAKPDTLARAARVPGVTPAAISILLIFLKKHGALEKKVSNA
- the mnmE gene encoding tRNA uridine-5-carboxymethylaminomethyl(34) synthesis GTPase MnmE codes for the protein MVLDTDTIAAIATAPGRGGVGIIRVSGPNVKTIAKAITGKDLKPRYAQYGSFLPIETPSNAVERSPIDNGISLFFPGPHSFTGEDILELQAHGGPVLLDILLKEVIQCGARLARPGEFSERAFLNNKIDLAQAEAISDLINSVSEQAARNAFRSLQGEFSKKITSLVEAVIQLRVYVEAAIDFPEEEIDFLADGKVANDLNVIIQKLQQVFVEAKQGTLLQEGMTVVIAGKPNAGKSSLLNALSGRESAIVTAVEGTTRDVLREQIQIDGMPLHIIDTAGLRESPDIVEQEGIKRAWTEIEKADRILFVVDSSQSQETDPAKLSLDLGSELSNQLSTLSNITIIHNKCDLIGKTAAIHNAEIPLIQLSAKAGEGIEILTEHLKNCMGFNGAGEGGFTARRRHLVSLEQAQSALSAGQEQLESHGAGELLAEDLRQCQNALSEITGEFTPDDLLGEIFSSFCIGK
- the yidC gene encoding membrane protein insertase YidC gives rise to the protein MDFQRYLLIGSIAALSFMLLTEWVQFKEDRSGQDVVAAYQQQTNQSANNSSAQIADSNAMMVNNQVDSIPSTADIPTIESVTSSNEEKPQININSVRIHTDALEVEINTLGGDIVFAALKKYYAKIDNPDVPFTMLEQSNLRTYVAQSGLIGTNGIDTSKGRAQYTTNAKEYNLKDGDDELFVDLIFQQQDVTITKRFIFKRGEYVIGVKYLIENNSSQPWTAGMFGQLKRDNTADPSADSSGMGMAPYLGAAIHLPEEPYKKISFDDIADKEFPKQNIEGGWVAIVQHYFTSAWIPDASQTHSYSMLKAKDEANIVRFTSPQLTVEPGGRGEITSQLYTGPKDQYRLETISAGLELTVDYGILWWIAQPLFWLLTKLNGYLGNWGFAIIAVTVLVKAAFFQLNAKAYTSMANMRKVQPKLVSIRERYADDKQKQSQEMMALYKKEKINPLGGCLPILVQMPVFISLYWVLMESVELRHAPFIGYIKDLSVMDPYFILPLIMGVSMFIQQKLNPPPPDPMQAKVMQWMPVMFTFFFLFFPAGLVLYWVVNNTLSIVQQYIITKRIEGTA